In a single window of the Heterodontus francisci isolate sHetFra1 chromosome 35, sHetFra1.hap1, whole genome shotgun sequence genome:
- the LOC137350476 gene encoding cellular retinoic acid-binding protein 1 — MPNFAGTWKMRSSENFDELLKVLGVNAMLRKVAVTAASKPLVEIRQDGDQFYIKTSTTVRTTEINFKIGEEFEEETVDGRKCKSLPNWESENKIYCKQTLLNGSGPKTHWTRELVNNELILTLVANDIVCTRVYVKE; from the exons ATGCCCAACTTTGCTGGCACTTGGAAGATGAGGAGCAGTGAGAATTTTGATGAGCTATTGAAAGTACTGG GGGTCAATGCAATGCTGAGGAAAGTAGCGGTGACTGCAGCATCCAAACCGTTGGTGGAAATCAGACAGGATGGGGACCAGTTTTATATCAAGACCTCCACCACAGTGAGGACCACCGAGATCAACTTTAAGATAGGAGAGGAGTTCGAAGAGGAGACGGTGGACGGGAGAAAATGCAAG AGTCTGCCCAACTGGGAAAGTGAGAACAAAATCTACTGCAAGCAAACTCTTCTTAATGGAAGTGGACCTAAAACACACTGGACCCGGGAGTTGGTGAACAATGAGTTAATCCTG ACACTGGTTGCTAATGACATCGTGTGTACGAGGGTCTATGTTAAAGAGTAA